Proteins encoded together in one Papio anubis isolate 15944 chromosome 3, Panubis1.0, whole genome shotgun sequence window:
- the ADH4 gene encoding all-trans-retinol dehydrogenase [NAD(+)] ADH4, with amino-acid sequence MGTKGKVIRCKAAIAWEAGKPLCIEEVEVAPPKAHEVRIQIIATSLCHTDATVIDSKFEGLAFPVIVGHEAAGIVESIGPGVTNFKPGDKVIPLYAPLCRKCKFCLSPLTNFCGKISNLKSPASDQQLMEDKTSRFTCKGKPVYHFLGTSTFSQYTVVSDTNLAKIDDDANLERVCLLGCGFSTGYGAAINNAKVTPGSTCAVFGLGGVGLSAVMGCKAAGASRIIGIDINSEKFAKAKALGATDCLNPRDLHKPIQEVIIELTKGGVDFALDCAGGSETMKAALDCTTAGWGTCTFIGVAAGSKGLTIFPEELIIGRTINGTFFGGWKSVDSIPKLVTDYKNKKFNLDALVTHTLPFDKLSEAFDLMNQGKSIRTILIF; translated from the exons ATGGGCACCAAGGGCAAA gtTATTAGATGCAAAGCAGCCATCGCCTGGGAAGCAGGCAAGCCCCTTTGCATTGAAGAGGTTGAAGTAGCTCCCCCCAAGGCTCATGAAGTTCGCATTCAG ATCATTGCTACTTCCCTGTGCCATACTGATGCCACTGTTATCGATTCTAAATTTGAGGGCTTAGCTTTCCCAGTGATCGTTGGCCATGAGGCTGCAGGGATTGTGGAAAGTATTGGGCCAGGAGTGACCAACTTCAaaccag GTGACAAAGTAATTCCACTTTATGCACCTCTATGTAGAAAATGCAAGTTTTGTCTGAGTCCACTCACAAATTTTTGTGGAAAAATCAG taaTCTTAAAAGTCCTGCTAGTGATCAACAACTAATGGAAGACAAAACCAGCAGGTTTACCTGCAAAGGAAAACCAGTTTACCATTTCTTGGGAACCAGTACATTCTCTCAGTACACTGTAGTGTCAGATACTAATCTTGCCAAAATAGATGATGATGCAAATTTAGAGAGAGTTTGTCTGCTTGGATGTGGGTTTTCAACTGGCTATGGGGCTGCAATCAACAATGCCAAG GTCACCCCTGGCTCGACTTGTGCTGTCTTTGGCCTAGGAGGTGTGGGTCTTTCTGCTGTAATGGGTTGTAAAGCGGCAGGAGCTTCCAGAATCATAGGTATTGACATCAACAGCGAGAAGTTTGCAAAGGCTAAAGCCCTGGGAGCCACTGATTGCCTCAATCCTAGAGACCTACATAAACCCATCCAGGAGGTTATCATTGAATTGACCAAGGGAGGTGTGGATTTTGCTCTTGACTGTGCAGGTGGATCTGAAACCatg AAAGCAGCCCTGGACTGTACAACCGCAGGCTGGGGAACATGTACTTTCATTGGAGTAGCTGCTGGTAGCAAAGGATTGACTATTTTTCCAGAGGAGCTAATAATCGGCCGTACTATAAATGGAACATTCTTTGggg GTTGGAAAAGTGTAGATTCTATCCCAAAGCTGGTCACTGACTATAAGAATAAGAAATTCAATCTGGATGCATTGGTGACCCATACCCTGCCTTTTGACAAACTCAGTGAGGCATTCGACCTAATGAACCAAGGAAAAAG CATCCGAACAATCCTGATCTTTTGA